A stretch of DNA from Silvanigrella paludirubra:
ATGATTATAATTTGAGCCGGGTTGGGTGCATGCCCAAAGTCCACCACGATTTTGTGAAACGATAGGACCTTCTTTTTTTATTATTGTGGAAGGAAAATCCCCATTGTAAACAAAGCCAATCGCAACTCGATAGCCTGAATTTAAAGCTTTGATAATTTCATTTAGATCTGGTCTCATATTATTTGTGATAATGGAATCGGAATAACCTTTAAAACTAGTATTATAATATTGATTTAAGTTTACAGTTTGATTTGGATAAGGATAACGATATCCAAAACAATAATTTTTAGCTATAATTCCGTATTTTTTTAAGGGAAGAATAATATTATTTGCTGTATAAGCGCCATTCCAATAACTATTTCCTAATGTATAATCAAGAGCAAGAGAGCATTGCTGATCAATATAATCTCCCATTTTAAATCGAGCATCAAGAATAGCCGTTGAAGCAAAAGTAACACATGTCCCATATTGTCCTTGATCAAGTACAGGAACATTAGCCATTCCAAGATCCACAGCTCCTTGAGAATCGCTAAAGCGTATTATTCCTTTGCTGTAATCATATTCACCACCTGTTAAATTCATTTCATTATTTGCATTGTCAATTTTATCAATCATTTTTTGAGTAAGATCTATTTTCATAAAGTTAATTTTTTTATATTGCGTATCGGAGTTTGATAGTAAATTGTTTTCTGAGTTTTGCTCTAAACTCATTTCTATTGTTCCATTTAAATTAAAATAATCTAAACTTGAATTTATTTCTTG
This window harbors:
- a CDS encoding C1 family peptidase, whose amino-acid sequence is MRSKINFNLLVCGFSLVSFPSFSQEINSSLDYFNLNGTIEMSLEQNSENNLLSNSDTQYKKINFMKIDLTQKMIDKIDNANNEMNLTGGEYDYSKGIIRFSDSQGAVDLGMANVPVLDQGQYGTCVTFASTAILDARFKMGDYIDQQCSLALDYTLGNSYWNGAYTANNIILPLKKYGIIAKNYCFGYRYPYPNQTVNLNQYYNTSFKGYSDSIITNNMRPDLNEIIKALNSGYRVAIGFVYNGDFPSTIIKKEGPIVSQNRGGLWACTQPGSNYNHCVPTNAGHEVIVIGYDNNQKLLKIRNSWSANMGDNGDYYMTYNFFNAMATDQTVVP